A window of the Brassica napus cultivar Da-Ae chromosome A2, Da-Ae, whole genome shotgun sequence genome harbors these coding sequences:
- the LOC125584554 gene encoding uncharacterized protein LOC125584554: MKDGVLRMIVSRVKVKDHDNKCTHFLPPNTAAEDHRFVVKGCKRSTSRRRRGDGGGSCVSFDLPGVCSDDILVLPNENEVKFYGENKEVYEHDDSCRIFMGAITRSSVCAPGVPL; this comes from the exons ATGAAAGATGGAGTGTTGAGGATGATTGTGTCAAGGGTCAAAGTCAAAGACCATGACAACAAGTGTACTCACTTTCTTCCTCCCAACACAG CGGCTGAGGACCATCGATTTGTGGTGAAAGGTTGTAAGCGTTCAACCAGTAGGAGACGAAGAGGTGATGGAGGAGGTTCTTGCGTTTCATTCGACTTGCCAGGTGTTTGTAGTGATGATATATTGGTGCTTCCTAATGAGAATGAAGTCAAGTTCTATGGTGAGAACAAGGAGGTCTATGAGCACGATGATAGTTGCCGTATCTTCATGGGAGCCATCACCCGTTCTAGCGTTTGTGCTCCTGGAGTTCCACTTTGA